A DNA window from Sulfitobacter sp. BSw21498 contains the following coding sequences:
- a CDS encoding tyrosine-type recombinase/integrase has translation MSRSYRKIRPQQAMVYSVDEVQALFGVHRNTVSNWVGSGLEPSDGSLPQLFRGAELKRFHAERVERTRLNLRLGEFKCVACGNAVFPELSTITFQRKEGRASLAHATCCDCGAAMLKLLGATECDKVEECLDTNTPLALIDESKLDSSAGIVKKSGSRGVRWFTINDRVIHEWQAFAGKYDPKTVQAHLVSIRDFEAFLGGVQLSKVKPKYAGQYRDHLVRLLDQSKDKGGLSNSTVRHRVSHLKAFFEWLRGQEGYRRLSASIPDYFALRRSVSAPQSKMQCKEYPTLDQAWRMVELMPEKSVIQRRDRAMIAFAFVSGFRAAALSALRIKHVDFDGLSVVQDAREVPAKNGKTYRAKWFPRTEAFQEIFLAWVRELQDLGFESQDALFPDSKKLVPRALGETPVKPLASSKPLQDAFAKASERIGRSYTPHSARHTLKALGAQMCRSHEQRKAWSMNLGHSDEQITEKHYAKMSQTRSSELMDALCSDLVFTEEENEMIIDFYQHRFLRGTAEYSAAKGLAEKRDKARGECDVLE, from the coding sequence ATGAGCCGCTCTTACCGCAAAATTCGTCCACAGCAAGCTATGGTCTATTCGGTTGACGAAGTTCAAGCGCTGTTCGGCGTACATCGCAATACGGTTTCGAACTGGGTGGGCTCCGGCCTGGAGCCGTCAGATGGGTCGCTGCCTCAGCTCTTCCGTGGGGCTGAACTAAAGCGCTTTCATGCTGAACGAGTAGAGCGCACTCGTCTGAATCTGCGGCTGGGAGAATTCAAGTGTGTTGCGTGCGGCAATGCGGTTTTTCCGGAGCTCAGCACTATCACGTTCCAACGCAAGGAAGGTCGCGCTAGCCTCGCTCATGCGACGTGCTGCGACTGCGGGGCCGCTATGCTCAAATTACTGGGTGCGACGGAGTGCGACAAAGTTGAAGAATGCCTCGATACCAACACGCCGCTGGCGCTCATAGACGAAAGCAAGTTGGACTCTTCGGCTGGTATTGTGAAGAAATCGGGTTCTCGGGGAGTACGATGGTTCACTATCAACGACCGGGTGATTCACGAATGGCAAGCATTCGCAGGCAAATATGACCCGAAAACAGTGCAAGCGCATCTGGTCAGCATTCGCGATTTTGAAGCGTTCTTGGGGGGCGTCCAACTTAGCAAAGTGAAGCCGAAGTATGCCGGACAATATCGCGATCATCTGGTTCGCCTATTGGACCAGTCGAAGGATAAAGGCGGTCTCAGCAATTCCACTGTTCGTCATAGGGTTTCCCACCTCAAAGCTTTTTTCGAATGGCTTCGTGGGCAGGAGGGCTACCGCCGCTTGAGTGCTAGCATCCCAGACTACTTCGCCCTCCGTCGCAGCGTTTCAGCGCCGCAGTCAAAGATGCAGTGCAAAGAGTACCCAACGCTTGATCAAGCGTGGCGCATGGTTGAATTGATGCCGGAAAAGAGCGTCATCCAACGCCGTGATCGCGCAATGATTGCTTTTGCCTTCGTCTCGGGTTTCAGGGCAGCCGCTCTTTCCGCCCTTCGCATCAAGCACGTCGACTTTGACGGCCTCTCGGTCGTGCAGGACGCAAGGGAGGTTCCTGCCAAGAACGGCAAGACCTACCGTGCAAAGTGGTTCCCGCGGACGGAAGCGTTTCAAGAGATTTTTTTGGCTTGGGTGAGGGAATTGCAAGACCTTGGTTTTGAGTCCCAAGACGCCTTGTTTCCAGATAGCAAGAAACTTGTGCCGCGGGCGTTAGGCGAGACCCCGGTAAAGCCTTTGGCTTCGAGTAAGCCCTTGCAGGACGCTTTTGCAAAGGCGTCAGAGCGGATTGGCAGATCTTACACGCCTCATTCTGCACGACATACCCTGAAAGCACTAGGTGCACAGATGTGCCGATCACATGAACAACGCAAAGCCTGGTCGATGAACCTTGGTCATTCGGACGAACAAATCACGGAAAAGCACTACGCGAAGATGTCCCAAACTCGCAGTAGTGAGCTTATGGATGCCTTGTGCTCTGATCTGGTCTTCACTGAAGAGGAAAACGAGATGATCATCGACTTCTATCAGCACCGCTTCCTCCGGGGCACAGCGGAATATTCTGCGGCAAAGGGCCTGGCGGAAAAGCGTGACAAGGCACGGGGGGAATGCGATGTACTCGAATAG
- a CDS encoding helix-turn-helix transcriptional regulator: MSKKTRQTREDLDLFSIAGLSEHTFHRDDKLKSSQPVAKSNFTKQRKATSAASVEEAPNERYLRDSEVAHRYGVTRQTVWRWAAQGALPEPIKLSVGVTRWRLSDLAAHEISLPKGAKGKVVRPNRLKTPNAGGQQ; this comes from the coding sequence ATGTCAAAAAAGACACGCCAAACGCGCGAAGACCTCGACCTTTTTTCCATTGCCGGACTCTCTGAGCATACGTTTCATCGGGACGACAAGCTGAAGTCTTCGCAGCCTGTAGCCAAGTCTAATTTCACGAAACAAAGGAAGGCCACCTCTGCTGCCTCAGTAGAGGAAGCGCCAAACGAGCGCTACCTGCGAGACTCGGAGGTGGCTCACCGCTACGGCGTAACCCGTCAGACAGTGTGGCGCTGGGCGGCGCAGGGGGCACTGCCGGAGCCGATCAAGCTATCGGTGGGTGTCACTCGCTGGCGACTTTCGGATCTAGCCGCCCACGAAATTTCTTTGCCGAAGGGGGCCAAAGGGAAAGTGGTCCGCCCGAACCGCTTGAAGACCCCCAATGCGGGAGGTCAGCAATGA
- a CDS encoding helix-turn-helix domain-containing protein, translating to MSNLFENNRNYVLGDAELDIIGDREKLAQWRHKMKGPAFYRLGRKIIYRGSDLNAWVAANRVDPSQNA from the coding sequence GTGTCCAATCTCTTCGAAAACAATCGCAACTATGTTCTGGGTGATGCAGAACTCGACATAATCGGGGATCGCGAAAAGCTGGCGCAATGGCGTCACAAGATGAAAGGCCCGGCTTTCTATCGCCTGGGCCGCAAGATCATCTATCGCGGTTCCGATCTGAATGCATGGGTCGCGGCAAATCGCGTTGATCCGTCTCAGAACGCGTGA